The Triticum aestivum cultivar Chinese Spring chromosome 3A, IWGSC CS RefSeq v2.1, whole genome shotgun sequence genome includes a region encoding these proteins:
- the LOC543037 gene encoding mitogen-activated protein kinase 8 isoform X2, whose protein sequence is MDFFSEYGDANRYKIQEVIGKGSYGVVCSAIDQHTGDKVAIKKIHNIFEHLSDAARILREIKLLCLLRHPDIVEIRHIMLPPSRRDFKDIYVVFELMDTDLHQVIKANDDLTKEHHQFFLYQMLRALKYIHTANVYHRDLKPKNILANANCKLKICDFGLARVAFNDTPTTVFWTDYVATRWYRAPELCGSFFTKYSPAIDIWSIGCIFAEILTGKPLFPGKNVVHQLDLMTDLLGTPSLDTVSRIRNEKARRYLSSMRKKQPVCFSERFPKADPAALKLMQRLLAFDPKDRPTAEEALADPYFKGLGKVEREPSCQPISKFEFEFERKKVTKEDVKELIFREILEYHPQLLKDYMNGTEKTNFLYPSAVDNFRRQFANLEENGGKGGAIVPSDRKHVSLPRTTTVHSTPIPPKDQKSSQVPQRIPTGRPGRVVGPVIPFENSCAMDPYSQRRVARNPVLPAAATNVSAYAYHRKSDSSERELQQELEKDRMQYQPMQRFMDAKMVSPDLRSTSYYMPKGAPKADVAERTGLQPNMMQGIAPFNGIAAVGGSYNKASAVQYGVSRMY, encoded by the exons ATGGACTTCTTCAGTGAATATGGCGATGCTAATAGATACAAAATTCAGGAAGTCATCGGTAAAGGGAGTTACGGTGTCGTTTGTTCAGCTATTGACCAACATACTGGCGACAAGGTGGCAATCAAGAAAATACACAATATCTTTGAGCATTTATCTGATGCTGCTCGGATCCTCCGTGAGATCAAATTACTCTGCCTATTGAGACATCCTGATATAGTTGAGATCAGGCATATAATGTTGCCTCCGTCAAGGAGGGATTTCAAGGATATTTATGTCGTCTTTGAGCTGATGGATACAGACCTCCACCAAGTCATCAAGGCCAACGATGACTTAACCAAAGAGCACCACCAGTTCTTTCTCTATCAGATGCTTCGTGCACTGAAATATATTCATACCG CTAATGTTTATCATCGTGATTTGAAGCCAAAGAATATATTGGCAAATGCTAACTGTAAACTCAAAATATGTGATTTTGGGCTAGCACGAGTTGCATTCAATGACACTCCCACGACTGTATTTTGGACG GATTATGTTGCTACTAGATGGTATAGGGCTCCTGAGCTTTGTGGATCTTTCTTTACTAAG TATTCACCAGCTATTGACATATGGAGTATTGGTTGCATTTTTGCGGAGATTTTAACTGGGAAACCTTTGTTTCCTGGTAAAAATGTAGTTCACCAGTTGGATTTAATGACTGATCTCTTGGGTACGCCATCACTGGATACTGTTTCCAGG ATCCGGAATGAGAAGGCAAGGAGGTACTTGAGTAGTATGAGGAAAAAACAACCGGTATGTTTTTCTGAGAGGTTCCCCAAAGCAGATCCTGCTGCACTCAAACTTATGCAGCGGCTTTTAGCATTTGACCCCAAGGATAGACCAACGGCAGAAGAG GCGTTAGCTGATCCATATTTTAAAGGCCTTGGGAAGGTAGAGAGAGAACCATCCTGCCAGCCAATATCGAAATTTGAGTTTGAGTTTGAACGGAAAAAGGTGACAAAAGAGGACGTAAAGGAACTTATATTCCGCGAGATATTGGAGTATCATCCTCAACTTCTCAAGGATTACATGAATGGAACTGAAAAAACGAACTTCCTATATCCTAG TGCTGTAGACAATTTCCGAAGGCAATTTGCTAATTTGGAGGAAAATGGAGGGAAGGGAGGGGCAATCGTTCCATCGGACAGGAAGCATGTTTCGCTCCCCAG GACTACTACAGTTCATTCTACACCAATTCCTCCAAAAGATCAGAAGTCTTCCCAAGTTCCCCAAAGGATTCCAACAG GTAGACCAGGAAGAGTGGTTGGCCCGGTAATACCATTTGAGAATTCATGTGCTATGGATCCTTACAGTCAACGAAGGGTGGCGAGGAATCCAGTACTTCCTGCAGCTGCTACCAATGTATCAGCATACGCATACCACCGAAAGTCAGACAGTTCAGAGAGAGAGTTACAGCAGGAGCTTGAAAAAGACCGCATGCAGTACCAGCCGATGCAGCGTTTCATGGATGCCAAGATGGTCTCCCCTGACTTGAGGTCTACCTCCTATTACATGCCAAAGGGTGCCCCAAAAGCCGATGTAGCAGAAAGGACTGGTTTGCAGCCAAACATGATGCAGGGAATTGCCCCGTTTAATGGCATTGCTGCAGTTGGAGGTAGCTACAATAAGGCCAGTGCTGTTCAGTATGGAGTTTCAAGGATGTACTAA
- the LOC543037 gene encoding mitogen-activated protein kinase 8 isoform X1: MQPDQNQQRRKGSSEMDFFSEYGDANRYKIQEVIGKGSYGVVCSAIDQHTGDKVAIKKIHNIFEHLSDAARILREIKLLCLLRHPDIVEIRHIMLPPSRRDFKDIYVVFELMDTDLHQVIKANDDLTKEHHQFFLYQMLRALKYIHTANVYHRDLKPKNILANANCKLKICDFGLARVAFNDTPTTVFWTDYVATRWYRAPELCGSFFTKYSPAIDIWSIGCIFAEILTGKPLFPGKNVVHQLDLMTDLLGTPSLDTVSRIRNEKARRYLSSMRKKQPVCFSERFPKADPAALKLMQRLLAFDPKDRPTAEEALADPYFKGLGKVEREPSCQPISKFEFEFERKKVTKEDVKELIFREILEYHPQLLKDYMNGTEKTNFLYPSAVDNFRRQFANLEENGGKGGAIVPSDRKHVSLPRTTTVHSTPIPPKDQKSSQVPQRIPTGRPGRVVGPVIPFENSCAMDPYSQRRVARNPVLPAAATNVSAYAYHRKSDSSERELQQELEKDRMQYQPMQRFMDAKMVSPDLRSTSYYMPKGAPKADVAERTGLQPNMMQGIAPFNGIAAVGGSYNKASAVQYGVSRMY, encoded by the exons ATGCAGCCGGACCAGAACCAGCAGCGGAGGAAG GGTTCATCGGAGATGGACTTCTTCAGTGAATATGGCGATGCTAATAGATACAAAATTCAGGAAGTCATCGGTAAAGGGAGTTACGGTGTCGTTTGTTCAGCTATTGACCAACATACTGGCGACAAGGTGGCAATCAAGAAAATACACAATATCTTTGAGCATTTATCTGATGCTGCTCGGATCCTCCGTGAGATCAAATTACTCTGCCTATTGAGACATCCTGATATAGTTGAGATCAGGCATATAATGTTGCCTCCGTCAAGGAGGGATTTCAAGGATATTTATGTCGTCTTTGAGCTGATGGATACAGACCTCCACCAAGTCATCAAGGCCAACGATGACTTAACCAAAGAGCACCACCAGTTCTTTCTCTATCAGATGCTTCGTGCACTGAAATATATTCATACCG CTAATGTTTATCATCGTGATTTGAAGCCAAAGAATATATTGGCAAATGCTAACTGTAAACTCAAAATATGTGATTTTGGGCTAGCACGAGTTGCATTCAATGACACTCCCACGACTGTATTTTGGACG GATTATGTTGCTACTAGATGGTATAGGGCTCCTGAGCTTTGTGGATCTTTCTTTACTAAG TATTCACCAGCTATTGACATATGGAGTATTGGTTGCATTTTTGCGGAGATTTTAACTGGGAAACCTTTGTTTCCTGGTAAAAATGTAGTTCACCAGTTGGATTTAATGACTGATCTCTTGGGTACGCCATCACTGGATACTGTTTCCAGG ATCCGGAATGAGAAGGCAAGGAGGTACTTGAGTAGTATGAGGAAAAAACAACCGGTATGTTTTTCTGAGAGGTTCCCCAAAGCAGATCCTGCTGCACTCAAACTTATGCAGCGGCTTTTAGCATTTGACCCCAAGGATAGACCAACGGCAGAAGAG GCGTTAGCTGATCCATATTTTAAAGGCCTTGGGAAGGTAGAGAGAGAACCATCCTGCCAGCCAATATCGAAATTTGAGTTTGAGTTTGAACGGAAAAAGGTGACAAAAGAGGACGTAAAGGAACTTATATTCCGCGAGATATTGGAGTATCATCCTCAACTTCTCAAGGATTACATGAATGGAACTGAAAAAACGAACTTCCTATATCCTAG TGCTGTAGACAATTTCCGAAGGCAATTTGCTAATTTGGAGGAAAATGGAGGGAAGGGAGGGGCAATCGTTCCATCGGACAGGAAGCATGTTTCGCTCCCCAG GACTACTACAGTTCATTCTACACCAATTCCTCCAAAAGATCAGAAGTCTTCCCAAGTTCCCCAAAGGATTCCAACAG GTAGACCAGGAAGAGTGGTTGGCCCGGTAATACCATTTGAGAATTCATGTGCTATGGATCCTTACAGTCAACGAAGGGTGGCGAGGAATCCAGTACTTCCTGCAGCTGCTACCAATGTATCAGCATACGCATACCACCGAAAGTCAGACAGTTCAGAGAGAGAGTTACAGCAGGAGCTTGAAAAAGACCGCATGCAGTACCAGCCGATGCAGCGTTTCATGGATGCCAAGATGGTCTCCCCTGACTTGAGGTCTACCTCCTATTACATGCCAAAGGGTGCCCCAAAAGCCGATGTAGCAGAAAGGACTGGTTTGCAGCCAAACATGATGCAGGGAATTGCCCCGTTTAATGGCATTGCTGCAGTTGGAGGTAGCTACAATAAGGCCAGTGCTGTTCAGTATGGAGTTTCAAGGATGTACTAA
- the LOC543037 gene encoding mitogen-activated protein kinase 8 isoform X3, with protein MQPDQNQQRRKGSSEMDFFSEYGDANRYKIQEVIGKGSYGVVCSAIDQHTGDKVAIKKIHNIFEHLSDAARILREIKLLCLLRHPDIVEIRHIMLPPSRRDFKDIYVVFELMDTDLHQVIKANDDLTKEHHQFFLYQMLRALKYIHTANVYHRDLKPKNILANANCKLKICDFGLARVAFNDTPTTVFWTDYVATRWYRAPELCGSFFTKYSPAIDIWSIGCIFAEILTGKPLFPGKNVVHQLDLMTDLLGTPSLDTVSRIRNEKARRYLSSMRKKQPVCFSERFPKADPAALKLMQRLLAFDPKDRPTAEEALADPYFKGLGKVEREPSCQPISKFEFEFERKKVTKEDVKELIFREILEYHPQLLKDYMNGTEKTNFLYPSAVDNFRRQFANLEENGGKGGAIVPSDRKHVSLPSSLVISWYYGIALHDKRWSGLLQFILHQFLQKIRSLPKFPKGFQQVDQEEWLAR; from the exons ATGCAGCCGGACCAGAACCAGCAGCGGAGGAAG GGTTCATCGGAGATGGACTTCTTCAGTGAATATGGCGATGCTAATAGATACAAAATTCAGGAAGTCATCGGTAAAGGGAGTTACGGTGTCGTTTGTTCAGCTATTGACCAACATACTGGCGACAAGGTGGCAATCAAGAAAATACACAATATCTTTGAGCATTTATCTGATGCTGCTCGGATCCTCCGTGAGATCAAATTACTCTGCCTATTGAGACATCCTGATATAGTTGAGATCAGGCATATAATGTTGCCTCCGTCAAGGAGGGATTTCAAGGATATTTATGTCGTCTTTGAGCTGATGGATACAGACCTCCACCAAGTCATCAAGGCCAACGATGACTTAACCAAAGAGCACCACCAGTTCTTTCTCTATCAGATGCTTCGTGCACTGAAATATATTCATACCG CTAATGTTTATCATCGTGATTTGAAGCCAAAGAATATATTGGCAAATGCTAACTGTAAACTCAAAATATGTGATTTTGGGCTAGCACGAGTTGCATTCAATGACACTCCCACGACTGTATTTTGGACG GATTATGTTGCTACTAGATGGTATAGGGCTCCTGAGCTTTGTGGATCTTTCTTTACTAAG TATTCACCAGCTATTGACATATGGAGTATTGGTTGCATTTTTGCGGAGATTTTAACTGGGAAACCTTTGTTTCCTGGTAAAAATGTAGTTCACCAGTTGGATTTAATGACTGATCTCTTGGGTACGCCATCACTGGATACTGTTTCCAGG ATCCGGAATGAGAAGGCAAGGAGGTACTTGAGTAGTATGAGGAAAAAACAACCGGTATGTTTTTCTGAGAGGTTCCCCAAAGCAGATCCTGCTGCACTCAAACTTATGCAGCGGCTTTTAGCATTTGACCCCAAGGATAGACCAACGGCAGAAGAG GCGTTAGCTGATCCATATTTTAAAGGCCTTGGGAAGGTAGAGAGAGAACCATCCTGCCAGCCAATATCGAAATTTGAGTTTGAGTTTGAACGGAAAAAGGTGACAAAAGAGGACGTAAAGGAACTTATATTCCGCGAGATATTGGAGTATCATCCTCAACTTCTCAAGGATTACATGAATGGAACTGAAAAAACGAACTTCCTATATCCTAG TGCTGTAGACAATTTCCGAAGGCAATTTGCTAATTTGGAGGAAAATGGAGGGAAGGGAGGGGCAATCGTTCCATCGGACAGGAAGCATGTTTCGCTCCCCAG TTCTTTGGTGATCTCATGGTACTATGGAATCGCTTTACATGACAAAAGATGGTCAG GACTACTACAGTTCATTCTACACCAATTCCTCCAAAAGATCAGAAGTCTTCCCAAGTTCCCCAAAGGATTCCAACAG GTAGACCAGGAAGAGTGGTTGGCCCGGTAA